In Bacteroidales bacterium, the genomic stretch AATATCTACCATTATCTGTTCTTACTTCTAGTCGTTTACCATTTGCCCAATTGGGCATATCGCTTGTTCCATTTAAATTTCCATATTCTGGATTTTGTTTTACATAATTCTTAACAACGCTTACAGTTGGATTCTCATTATTATTACAAGCAAATAAGGCTAAAATGAGAAATAAACCTGCTAGAATGTTTGAAATAACTTGATTCCTGAGTTTTCTGGTTTTCATAATATTTCGGTTTTAAATAGTTTTCATCTTTATCAAGAGAGTTCTCCAAGTTCGTCATAAAATGACTGGTAACTTAATATATGTCTAATCTTGTAAGACCTATACTTTAAAATTTAAGGGATAGGTCTGATTCCTGACATCCTCCATACAAATATACTTTTTGTTCATCAAGCATCATAAAATTATTATACCCTTTGTGGCTTTATGCAATAAAAAAACCGCCAACCTAAAGGCGGCGGTTTTAATAGTTTATAGTTGGCTAATAGTCCTCTATGGAACAAGTTTGTAGCAAACCAACTGCTGTATATAACGAAGGTATAGCTTTCCATTGGCAACCACTGGTACTGTCCAAGCAAGGTTTTTTACATCCCCAATGGCAGATTTAATCTCGCCTATCTTTTTAAAGCCTGATGTATCGGGTTTTATAAGGAAAATATTCCCTTTTAAGTCCTGACAAATAAGATACCCATCGGCAAAGGTTGTTGTCCCCTGCCCTATTTGATCTGTGCTCCACATCTCTTTGCCTGTTAAAAACTCAATGCACTTAAACTGACCAACATTTCGGGTGCTTTCGCCTGAATATCCATATATATATCCATCAATAAGAATTGGATCGGAGTGTTGTGCTGCCAACACCTGGCTTTTCCAAAGAACGGAATATCCATCCTTGGTAACCTTTATAGCCTCGCAGCCCATACCATAACCAGAGGTATGGTAAACAATATCACTACAAACTATCGGTGTTGTTGCATTAACACCATACTCGGTTGGCCAAGGAACAGTCCATCGAACTTTACCATCCGCAGGGTTAAGACACGATAACCCTTTTGCGTGGTAAATAAGAAGTTCAACCTCGTTCTCAATGTTCATGGTTATTGCAGCGGAGTATCCAACCTCGCCTTCCATTGATTTCCAAAGAACATTGCCAGTTAATTTATCATAGGCTATCACTAAGGCTTTTCCTCCGCCTTGTACTATAACCATATTCTCGGATACAAGCGGACTTGTTGAAAGACCCCATGATGGTTCTATACCGCCCTCATCCTTTACATTTTTTCTCCAAAGGAGTTTTCCATCCTCAAGCTGCCAGCAAACCAAATCGCCACTACGTCCAAATGTGTATACCTTATCCTCATCAATAAATGGGGTTGCACGTGAGCCAGGGCCATGAGCCGTTTCGGCTTTAGCCTCGTAGGAGCCTTTCCAAATCAATTGTCCATTATCAGCA encodes the following:
- a CDS encoding PQQ-like beta-propeller repeat protein codes for the protein MKKYIKVILIVVAIVLVFVGFYGYQIYKMVMGSEPLTGKQENIPTNTASIPPITVGVADWTNWRGTNFEGKNATTGIKTDWSNGLEKLWAVNYLCQDKATASWSSVVVQGNRLIVPGRDAKNDLVFCLNADNGQLIWKGSYEAKAETAHGPGSRATPFIDEDKVYTFGRSGDLVCWQLEDGKLLWRKNVKDEGGIEPSWGLSTSPLVSENMVIVQGGGKALVIAYDKLTGNVLWKSMEGEVGYSAAITMNIENEVELLIYHAKGLSCLNPADGKVRWTVPWPTEYGVNATTPIVCSDIVYHTSGYGMGCEAIKVTKDGYSVLWKSQVLAAQHSDPILIDGYIYGYSGESTRNVGQFKCIEFLTGKEMWSTDQIGQGTTTFADGYLICQDLKGNIFLIKPDTSGFKKIGEIKSAIGDVKNLAWTVPVVANGKLYLRYIQQLVCYKLVP